In Paenibacillus sonchi, a single genomic region encodes these proteins:
- a CDS encoding chemotaxis protein CheD, which produces MIEEQNVIKVGMADLNVGSEESLVRTTGLGSCVGVTLFDPGKKLAGMAHVMLPSSEIAREGQMNIAKFADTALPELLSRLLALGAVRSRLVAKMAGGSQMFAFAGGSDTMRIGPRNVESCKLALEALNIPLIAEDTGGNFGRTIEIACNTGILYIRSVQKGTKEI; this is translated from the coding sequence ATGATTGAAGAGCAAAACGTTATTAAAGTAGGTATGGCGGATCTTAACGTAGGCAGTGAGGAAAGTCTGGTTCGTACAACAGGTCTCGGCTCCTGCGTAGGAGTTACTTTGTTCGATCCTGGGAAAAAGCTTGCAGGGATGGCACATGTGATGCTGCCCTCATCCGAAATTGCCCGGGAGGGACAGATGAACATCGCCAAATTTGCGGATACCGCACTGCCGGAGCTATTATCCCGCTTGCTCGCGCTTGGCGCCGTCCGGAGCCGTCTTGTAGCCAAAATGGCTGGAGGGTCCCAGATGTTTGCCTTTGCCGGGGGGAGTGACACCATGAGGATCGGGCCTCGTAATGTGGAATCCTGCAAGCTTGCTCTTGAGGCCTTGAACATACCGCTTATCGCCGAGGATACAGGCGGAAACTTCGGCCGCACTATAGAAATCGCCTGCAACACCGGGATATTGTATATCCGCAGTGTTCAAAAAGGCACGAAGGAAATATAG
- a CDS encoding chemotaxis protein CheC produces the protein MDVLKEVGNIGAGNAATALSQLLGKPIDMAVPKVQLLNFEEITDKVGGAEELVYAVFLRVEGEAPGNLFFILTPEAAINLLSRIAGIELTGNGELGEMELSALNEIGNILAGSYLSSLADFTSLSMYPTVPALAMDMAGAILSYGLLQFGQMGDDALLIDTTFLEGHNEIEGQFFLIPDPESFPKIFKALGVPFDND, from the coding sequence ATGGATGTGCTCAAGGAAGTCGGTAATATAGGAGCCGGCAACGCTGCCACCGCGCTGTCACAGCTTCTGGGCAAACCGATTGACATGGCTGTCCCCAAAGTTCAGCTGCTTAATTTTGAAGAAATTACGGACAAGGTCGGCGGGGCGGAAGAACTGGTCTATGCTGTGTTCCTGCGGGTTGAAGGAGAAGCGCCGGGCAATCTGTTCTTCATCCTGACACCGGAGGCCGCAATTAACCTGCTTAGCCGGATAGCCGGGATTGAGCTCACAGGCAATGGGGAATTGGGCGAGATGGAGCTGTCGGCACTGAACGAAATCGGCAACATTCTGGCCGGCTCTTATTTATCCTCTCTTGCGGACTTCACCTCGCTGTCCATGTATCCGACCGTACCGGCGCTGGCGATGGATATGGCTGGGGCGATTCTAAGCTATGGTCTGCTGCAGTTCGGGCAAATGGGTGATGATGCTTTGCTGATCGATACCACTTTCCTTGAGGGGCACAACGAAATTGAAGGGCAATTTTTCCTTATACCCGATCCGGAATCTTTCCCGAAAATCTTCAAAGCATTAGGAGTACCGTTCGATAATGATTGA
- a CDS encoding chemotaxis protein CheW — translation MAEDIKVIVFKLGTEEYGIEVDKVQTIERMMPITRVPKTYSFIKGVINLRGVVIPVIDLRGRFGIEEAEHTDQTRIIIVAVNEMEVGFIVDSANDVIDLNQDAIDTPPDVVGGIKAKYLDGVAKIGEDRLLIMLNLSEVLNKNEIVQLESLEG, via the coding sequence ATGGCTGAAGACATTAAGGTGATTGTGTTTAAACTCGGAACTGAAGAATACGGTATCGAAGTGGATAAGGTGCAGACGATCGAGCGCATGATGCCGATTACCCGTGTACCCAAGACGTATTCCTTTATCAAAGGGGTTATCAATCTGCGCGGAGTAGTGATTCCGGTTATTGATTTGCGCGGCCGGTTCGGGATTGAAGAAGCGGAGCACACAGACCAGACCCGTATCATTATCGTGGCAGTCAACGAAATGGAAGTAGGCTTTATTGTAGATTCGGCCAACGATGTTATTGATTTGAACCAGGATGCGATTGATACCCCTCCGGATGTAGTGGGCGGCATCAAAGCGAAATATCTGGACGGGGTGGCCAAAATCGGAGAAGACCGTCTGCTCATCATGCTCAACTTGTCCGAAGTGCTGAACAAGAATGAAATTGTGCAGTTGGAAAGTCTAGAGGGCTAA
- a CDS encoding chemotaxis protein CheA, translating to MDMNQYLSMFIDESNDHLQSLNESMMGLEANPEDLSIVQVIFRSAHTLKGMAATMGFEDLASLTHQMENVLDLVRNNKLRMQDFIFDTLFKSLDALESMVEDITGGGEGKADVSAIVASLQAIVRGEIPTAAGAAAASAAAPAAEAPVFLDEFQYSVLEQSLQEGHKVLYVDVAIRKDCQLKAVRAYMVFDLLERSGEVVKSFPSVQDIEQEKFDHSFSLYYITQKEASEIQAMILNLSEIDKVTAVALDQESLRQMGQDTVAATAEAPAPVKEAAPVSNASPASAAHAKEDAGKPAPARTGGAPSRTIRVDIERLDVLMNLFSELLIDRVRLEQLASEVQNTDLTETVEHMGRVSGDLQNIVMKLRMVPVDTVFNRFPRMVRDLAKSLDKKIDLIVTGAETELDRTVIDEIGDPLVHLLRNAVDHGVEGIQDRLAAGKSDTGTVNLRAFHSGNHVFIEIEDDGAGINPQKILQSAIKKGILSQEQASSYSDDEAIQLLFAPGFSTAEVISDVSGRGVGLDVVKSKITSLGGNVVVYSTQGKGTNFSVQLPLTLSIIAAMLVRLGTEKYAIPLSSIVETGIVKQTQIRSIHGNKMVEFRNSHIPLVSLSKIFSVPDYDESTEEETEIVVVRKGERLVALAVQDFIGQNEIVIKNLGKYLPEVQGISGATILGDGQVALIIDPNAFIK from the coding sequence ATGGACATGAACCAATATTTATCCATGTTTATTGATGAGTCAAATGATCATCTGCAGTCATTGAACGAAAGTATGATGGGGCTTGAAGCAAATCCTGAAGATCTGAGTATTGTACAGGTTATTTTCCGCTCTGCCCATACCTTGAAGGGTATGGCGGCAACCATGGGCTTTGAGGATTTGGCTTCACTTACGCACCAAATGGAGAATGTTCTGGACTTAGTGCGCAACAACAAGCTGCGGATGCAGGATTTCATTTTTGACACCCTGTTCAAAAGTCTGGACGCCCTGGAATCCATGGTCGAGGATATTACAGGCGGCGGAGAGGGCAAAGCGGATGTATCGGCCATTGTTGCGTCTTTGCAGGCGATTGTCCGTGGCGAGATCCCGACCGCAGCCGGTGCTGCAGCCGCTTCGGCAGCAGCACCGGCTGCCGAAGCTCCCGTATTCCTTGATGAGTTTCAATACTCCGTTCTGGAGCAGTCGCTCCAGGAAGGCCATAAGGTGCTGTATGTCGATGTGGCCATCCGCAAGGACTGCCAGCTCAAAGCAGTGCGGGCATATATGGTCTTTGATCTCCTCGAACGTTCCGGCGAGGTTGTCAAATCCTTCCCTTCGGTTCAGGACATAGAGCAGGAGAAATTTGACCATAGCTTTTCGCTCTATTACATAACCCAAAAGGAAGCCAGTGAGATCCAGGCGATGATTCTGAATCTGTCTGAGATCGACAAGGTGACTGCCGTAGCTCTGGATCAGGAATCCTTGCGTCAGATGGGTCAGGATACGGTTGCCGCTACGGCCGAAGCGCCTGCTCCTGTAAAAGAAGCTGCCCCTGTTTCTAATGCTTCACCGGCATCTGCCGCACATGCCAAAGAAGACGCCGGCAAACCGGCTCCTGCGAGAACAGGAGGAGCACCCTCCCGGACGATCCGTGTAGATATTGAACGGCTTGATGTGCTGATGAATCTCTTCAGCGAGCTGCTCATCGACCGGGTCCGGCTGGAGCAGCTTGCTTCAGAGGTTCAGAACACCGATCTGACGGAAACGGTAGAACATATGGGCCGGGTCAGCGGAGATCTGCAGAATATTGTCATGAAGCTGCGCATGGTCCCGGTGGATACCGTGTTCAACCGGTTCCCGCGCATGGTTCGTGACCTTGCCAAATCCCTGGACAAAAAAATCGACCTGATTGTTACCGGCGCCGAGACGGAGCTGGACCGCACTGTTATCGATGAAATCGGTGATCCGCTGGTCCACTTGCTGCGTAACGCTGTAGACCATGGTGTCGAAGGGATTCAAGACCGTTTAGCCGCCGGCAAGTCTGATACAGGAACAGTTAACCTGAGGGCATTCCACAGCGGCAACCATGTCTTTATCGAAATCGAAGATGACGGTGCCGGAATCAACCCGCAGAAAATACTGCAGTCGGCGATCAAAAAAGGCATTCTTTCGCAAGAACAAGCATCGAGTTATTCCGATGATGAGGCAATACAGCTCCTATTCGCACCGGGATTCAGTACCGCTGAAGTAATCTCCGATGTATCCGGCCGCGGTGTGGGATTGGATGTTGTCAAATCAAAAATCACCTCACTTGGCGGGAATGTGGTGGTCTATTCCACCCAAGGCAAAGGTACCAACTTCTCAGTGCAGCTGCCGCTGACCTTGTCGATTATCGCAGCTATGCTTGTCCGTCTGGGCACGGAGAAATACGCGATACCGCTCTCGTCCATTGTGGAAACCGGCATTGTGAAGCAAACCCAGATCCGGAGCATTCACGGCAACAAAATGGTGGAGTTCCGCAACAGCCATATTCCGCTGGTTTCACTAAGCAAAATCTTTTCAGTACCGGATTATGATGAAAGCACGGAGGAAGAGACGGAAATTGTGGTTGTGCGCAAGGGGGAACGCCTGGTCGCTCTGGCCGTTCAGGATTTTATCGGGCAGAACGAAATTGTCATCAAGAATCTCGGTAAATATTTGCCTGAGGTTCAAGGCATATCCGGCGCCACTATTCTTGGTGACGGGCAGGTCGCACTCATTATTGATCCGAATGCTTTTATTAAATAA
- the cheB gene encoding chemotaxis response regulator protein-glutamate methylesterase, with amino-acid sequence MKPYRVLVVDDSAFMRKIISDLIENDANFQVAATASNGREAIEKVNELSPDLVTMDVEMPEMNGLEALKIIMAQRPLPVIMLSGINEEGMKETILALEWGAFDFIRKPSISNSQDIIAVGVSLREQMKEAMLARQQREARASAYKVPELPAAEAAPAPQPERGPVKRSPESPKKAPELPRKPADRLKAKPDLNPASEKDKGKSPPGRTATDGALPPDTAKRSALPPKPASDPSRNRSKEEAKPAQPDSRQPASAAANYESSAAGGDRKSANKGLRKLVAVGCSTGGPRALKAFLENIPADFPAPIVIVQHMPPNFTKSLAQRLNTFSPLEVAEAEQGMILRQGAAYIAPGGYHMRVVPAAGGQYAIDLTLEEARNGHRPSVDTLFESILPYTSLERHAVIMTGMGSDGARMMKSLYDSGVTSTFAESEETCVVYGMPRSAVELQCVRHVLPLQEIAPRLVQAVK; translated from the coding sequence ATGAAACCTTATCGAGTTTTGGTTGTTGATGATTCTGCATTCATGCGCAAGATCATTTCCGATTTAATTGAAAATGATGCTAACTTTCAGGTTGCGGCGACGGCATCCAACGGACGTGAAGCCATTGAAAAAGTCAACGAACTTTCTCCGGATCTGGTCACCATGGATGTCGAAATGCCGGAAATGAACGGCCTGGAGGCGCTCAAAATAATAATGGCGCAGCGTCCTCTGCCGGTAATCATGCTCTCAGGTATTAATGAAGAGGGCATGAAGGAAACCATTCTGGCACTGGAGTGGGGGGCTTTTGATTTTATCCGCAAGCCCTCCATATCGAACTCACAGGATATTATAGCTGTGGGCGTTTCGCTGAGAGAGCAAATGAAAGAGGCAATGCTTGCCCGCCAGCAGCGCGAAGCCAGAGCATCCGCATACAAGGTGCCTGAGCTGCCTGCTGCAGAGGCGGCCCCCGCACCGCAACCGGAGCGCGGGCCTGTCAAACGAAGTCCGGAATCTCCCAAGAAAGCTCCGGAGCTTCCACGCAAGCCGGCTGACAGGCTGAAGGCCAAGCCGGATTTGAACCCTGCCTCAGAGAAGGATAAGGGCAAAAGTCCGCCGGGAAGAACAGCTACGGATGGCGCTCTTCCGCCAGACACGGCCAAGCGGTCCGCGCTGCCTCCCAAGCCGGCTTCCGATCCCTCCAGAAACCGTTCGAAAGAGGAAGCCAAACCGGCACAGCCGGATTCGCGCCAGCCTGCTTCAGCTGCTGCCAATTATGAATCATCTGCAGCAGGCGGGGACCGCAAATCCGCCAATAAGGGATTGCGCAAGCTGGTAGCCGTCGGGTGTTCCACGGGCGGTCCAAGAGCTTTAAAAGCATTTCTTGAAAATATTCCGGCTGATTTTCCAGCACCTATTGTCATTGTGCAGCATATGCCGCCCAATTTCACCAAGTCGCTGGCCCAGCGGCTGAATACTTTCAGTCCGCTTGAAGTGGCGGAAGCAGAACAGGGAATGATTCTGCGTCAGGGGGCGGCATACATAGCTCCCGGCGGTTATCATATGAGGGTAGTTCCGGCTGCGGGCGGTCAATATGCCATTGATCTGACTCTGGAAGAAGCCCGCAACGGACACCGTCCATCGGTGGATACACTCTTCGAGTCCATCCTTCCATATACCTCACTGGAGCGGCACGCAGTGATTATGACAGGGATGGGCAGCGATGGTGCCAGAATGATGAAGTCACTTTATGATTCGGGAGTGACCTCCACCTTTGCCGAAAGTGAAGAAACCTGTGTGGTTTACGGGATGCCGCGTTCTGCGGTGGAATTGCAGTGTGTAAGACATGTCCTGCCTTTGCAAGAAATTGCTCCAAGGCTGGTGCAAGCCGTAAAATAA
- a CDS encoding MinD/ParA family protein, whose amino-acid sequence MMDQAQSLRRLVSSQGPKRASGGEASARIITVCSGKGGVGKSNFTLNFALTLKAMGKRVLLFDADIGMANIDVLMGVSAKYNLYHLLKREADIGEIIHKGPNGLPFIAGGSGMDELFSLSEADLSYFTDQIAGIADTMDFILFDTGAGLSKETMKFITSADDCLVVTTPEPTAITDAYALIKVVNNSHPKVSFRLIVNQAGDEKEARATSDKIRMAASRFLQLDISFLGYISSDTHVVQAVKRQIPFSVAFPNSSAAKDVHRLALSYLAADSADTTKVQGIKGFISKWLKRKE is encoded by the coding sequence GTGATGGATCAGGCGCAATCCCTGAGGAGGCTTGTGTCCAGCCAGGGACCCAAACGTGCATCCGGAGGGGAGGCATCCGCCCGGATTATCACTGTTTGCAGTGGGAAGGGGGGTGTCGGCAAATCGAATTTCACCTTGAACTTTGCACTCACACTCAAAGCGATGGGCAAAAGAGTGCTCTTGTTCGATGCTGATATCGGTATGGCGAATATAGATGTGCTTATGGGTGTGTCGGCTAAGTATAATCTTTATCATTTACTGAAAAGGGAAGCGGATATCGGAGAGATCATTCATAAAGGACCCAACGGGCTTCCTTTTATCGCAGGCGGTTCAGGTATGGACGAGCTTTTTTCGCTGTCTGAGGCGGATCTGAGCTACTTCACGGACCAGATCGCCGGAATTGCGGACACGATGGATTTTATTCTCTTCGATACAGGAGCAGGGCTTTCCAAAGAAACCATGAAATTCATTACTTCGGCGGATGACTGCCTGGTGGTCACTACACCTGAACCCACTGCGATAACGGATGCTTACGCACTGATAAAGGTAGTAAATAATTCCCATCCGAAGGTTTCCTTCCGGCTGATCGTCAATCAGGCAGGGGATGAGAAAGAGGCGCGCGCCACCAGTGATAAAATCCGCATGGCGGCAAGCCGGTTTTTGCAATTGGATATTTCTTTTCTTGGATATATCAGCAGCGACACCCATGTAGTTCAGGCAGTAAAGAGACAGATTCCATTCTCGGTGGCTTTTCCGAACAGTTCGGCAGCCAAAGATGTACATAGGCTTGCGCTTAGCTATTTGGCCGCTGATTCGGCAGACACCACTAAAGTTCAAGGCATCAAGGGATTTATCAGCAAGTGGTTGAAGCGAAAAGAATAA
- the flhF gene encoding flagellar biosynthesis protein FlhF, whose amino-acid sequence MRVKRYVVDTMPDAMHSIRSELGSDAVILSTKEVRVGGFMGMFKKKKIEVVAAVEDAQKPGASAKSPAAPLNIPRSAVPQAYQKAAAASSAPAAAGANEPAARTATSGSEAAAKQTFAEIAAALSDTLENKGSVAVLPAVQEEEEETGYLEAEEAPIQHSAAPAAKLAGMAAIDEARNKKLNAASTPELESDVLREIRDMKQWMERIARYSSGAVELPEQLEQIRDRLMEQETDAVLVDEWISNIFDQWHEEGRIWAPEQFNVRMAAQVEDFLSGRIANGIAPDTRIVYIAGPTGVGKTTTIAKLAAEQLFRQGRKVGLITSDTYRISAVEQLRTYAAILNMPLEVVQSPGDLQRALFRLESCDLVLMDTAGRNYRNEMLVAELQSLLAKELKSETFLVLSLTSKSRDMKKIAEHFGRYQLDKVIFTKLDETGSYGPLFNVLNDFPLKLSYITNGQNVPDDLLAATKDQLSGMILGTGGM is encoded by the coding sequence ATGAGAGTGAAGCGTTATGTGGTCGACACGATGCCTGACGCCATGCATTCCATCCGCAGCGAGCTGGGAAGCGATGCCGTCATTTTAAGCACCAAGGAGGTCAGAGTCGGCGGTTTCATGGGGATGTTCAAAAAGAAGAAAATTGAGGTTGTTGCGGCAGTGGAGGACGCCCAGAAGCCTGGAGCGTCTGCAAAGTCACCAGCTGCCCCGCTGAACATTCCACGCAGCGCTGTTCCCCAAGCATACCAGAAGGCTGCGGCCGCCTCTTCGGCACCTGCAGCCGCTGGTGCAAATGAACCAGCGGCTCGGACGGCCACCTCAGGGAGTGAGGCAGCGGCGAAGCAGACCTTTGCCGAGATTGCTGCGGCGTTGTCTGATACCTTAGAGAACAAAGGGAGTGTAGCCGTACTGCCTGCGGTCCAGGAGGAGGAAGAAGAGACTGGCTACTTGGAAGCCGAGGAAGCTCCAATTCAGCATTCAGCAGCACCAGCTGCTAAGCTTGCAGGCATGGCAGCCATAGATGAGGCCCGGAACAAGAAATTGAATGCCGCATCTACACCTGAACTGGAAAGTGATGTGCTGCGGGAGATTCGCGACATGAAGCAATGGATGGAGCGGATTGCCCGTTATTCATCTGGTGCTGTAGAGCTTCCAGAGCAGCTGGAGCAAATAAGAGACCGTCTGATGGAACAGGAGACGGATGCCGTTCTGGTCGATGAGTGGATCAGCAATATTTTTGACCAGTGGCATGAGGAAGGCCGCATCTGGGCCCCGGAGCAGTTCAATGTCAGGATGGCCGCTCAGGTTGAGGATTTTTTATCCGGGCGCATTGCTAACGGGATTGCACCGGATACGCGGATTGTTTACATCGCAGGACCAACAGGTGTCGGCAAGACCACTACCATTGCCAAACTTGCCGCTGAGCAGTTGTTCAGGCAAGGGCGCAAGGTTGGACTGATTACCTCGGACACCTACCGGATTTCGGCCGTAGAGCAGCTTCGCACTTATGCGGCTATACTCAATATGCCTCTGGAGGTTGTACAGTCTCCTGGTGATTTGCAAAGAGCCTTGTTCCGGCTCGAAAGCTGTGATCTAGTGCTTATGGATACGGCAGGCCGGAATTACCGTAACGAAATGCTGGTAGCGGAGCTGCAGAGCCTTTTGGCCAAAGAGCTTAAAAGTGAAACCTTTCTGGTGCTCAGCCTGACCTCCAAAAGCCGGGATATGAAGAAGATTGCTGAACATTTTGGCCGCTATCAGCTCGATAAAGTGATCTTTACTAAACTGGACGAGACAGGAAGCTATGGTCCGCTCTTCAATGTTCTGAATGATTTCCCGCTCAAGCTTTCCTATATAACCAACGGTCAGAATGTACCCGATGATTTGCTGGCTGCTACCAAAGATCAGCTTAGCGGGATGATTTTGGGAACAGGGGGAATGTGA
- the flhA gene encoding flagellar biosynthesis protein FlhA — protein MKARDLTVLLGVIGIVLMMILPIPAWLLDVLLIINISIALTIILVAMNTKDPLQFSIFPSLLLITTLFRLALNISTTKLILSDGHAGEVVATFGSWIARGQIAIGFIVFLILVVVQFIVITKGSERVAEVGARFTLDAMPGKQMSIDADLNAGMINEQQAGERRRKIEREADFFGSMDGASKFVKGDAIASIIILLINLIGGFIIGMSVHGLSFQAALSTYSVLTIGDGLVSQIPALLISTAAGLIVTRAASDGNLAEDLTGQLLSYPKLLYIVAVTIAFLGFFTPITVMSTLPLAGLLGYAAYTMSQKASRQQIAEEQLVEEKQIEEVRSPESVINLLSVDAIEFEFGYGLIPLADTGQGGDLLDRIIMIRRQCALEMGLVVPVIRIRDNIQLKPNEYVIKIKGNNVGGGELLLNHYLAMSPGYEDESIHGIETVEPSFGLPALWIDESVKERAELSGYTVVDPPSVVATHLTELIKRYGHELLGRQETKQLVDNLRENYPVLVDELVPSVLAIGDIQKVLGKLLREKISIRDLVTIFETLADYGTYTKDPDVLTEYVRQSLSRQITQQFSQTGETLRVITVGPNLEKKISESVQQTEQGSYLALDPVSTQTVYQRLTEQINRLLQSGQQPIVLTSPTIRMYLRQVIERTMQDIPVLSYSELEPNIEIQSVGVVNL, from the coding sequence TTGAAAGCAAGAGATCTAACAGTTCTACTGGGTGTTATCGGTATTGTGCTTATGATGATTCTGCCCATCCCGGCTTGGCTTCTGGATGTACTGCTAATTATCAATATTTCGATAGCCTTAACTATTATACTGGTAGCAATGAATACAAAAGACCCACTGCAGTTCTCGATATTCCCTTCATTGCTGTTAATCACAACCTTGTTTCGTCTGGCACTGAATATTTCAACCACGAAGTTGATTCTGTCGGATGGTCATGCGGGTGAGGTTGTAGCTACGTTCGGAAGCTGGATTGCCCGGGGACAAATCGCTATTGGATTCATTGTCTTCCTGATCCTTGTCGTCGTGCAGTTCATTGTTATTACAAAAGGTTCGGAACGTGTAGCCGAGGTAGGCGCCCGGTTTACACTGGATGCGATGCCCGGCAAACAGATGAGTATTGATGCCGATTTGAACGCTGGCATGATTAATGAACAGCAGGCTGGTGAACGCAGACGCAAGATTGAACGTGAAGCCGACTTTTTCGGGTCTATGGATGGTGCGAGTAAGTTCGTCAAGGGAGATGCTATTGCGAGCATCATCATCCTACTGATCAATCTGATCGGCGGTTTCATTATCGGTATGTCTGTTCACGGATTGTCTTTCCAGGCTGCTCTTTCGACATACTCCGTATTGACTATCGGGGATGGTCTGGTCAGCCAAATTCCAGCACTGCTCATTTCAACCGCTGCCGGGCTTATTGTTACCCGCGCAGCATCAGATGGCAATCTGGCGGAAGATTTAACAGGACAACTACTTTCTTATCCAAAGCTTCTGTATATCGTGGCCGTAACTATTGCTTTCCTCGGTTTTTTCACCCCGATTACAGTGATGTCTACCTTGCCACTAGCGGGGCTATTAGGCTATGCCGCTTATACTATGAGCCAAAAGGCCAGTCGTCAGCAAATAGCTGAAGAACAGCTGGTTGAAGAAAAACAGATCGAGGAAGTGCGCAGTCCGGAAAGTGTAATCAACCTGCTCTCTGTCGATGCTATCGAATTTGAGTTCGGGTACGGGCTTATCCCCCTTGCAGACACGGGCCAGGGCGGCGATTTGTTGGATCGTATTATCATGATCAGGCGGCAGTGTGCATTGGAGATGGGTCTTGTCGTCCCTGTTATTCGCATTCGCGACAATATTCAACTAAAACCGAATGAATATGTGATCAAAATTAAAGGAAATAACGTTGGCGGTGGTGAATTATTACTTAATCACTATCTGGCAATGAGTCCAGGGTACGAGGATGAGTCGATTCATGGAATTGAGACGGTAGAACCATCCTTTGGTCTGCCAGCGCTATGGATTGACGAGTCTGTGAAGGAACGGGCCGAATTGTCAGGCTATACCGTGGTTGATCCCCCTTCAGTAGTGGCTACACATTTGACCGAGCTGATCAAACGTTATGGCCATGAGCTGCTGGGCCGGCAGGAAACCAAGCAGCTTGTCGACAATCTCCGCGAAAATTATCCTGTGCTGGTGGACGAGCTTGTGCCTTCCGTACTGGCCATCGGGGATATTCAAAAGGTGCTCGGCAAGCTGCTGCGTGAGAAAATCTCGATTCGTGACCTGGTGACTATTTTTGAAACGTTGGCGGACTACGGAACCTATACCAAAGACCCGGATGTACTGACTGAATATGTCCGGCAGTCCCTCTCCAGACAGATTACACAGCAGTTCTCACAGACCGGAGAGACGTTAAGGGTGATCACAGTGGGACCGAATCTGGAAAAGAAAATCTCCGAAAGTGTGCAGCAGACTGAGCAGGGCAGCTATCTTGCGCTGGACCCTGTCTCGACACAGACCGTTTACCAGCGGCTTACGGAGCAAATCAACCGTTTGCTTCAATCGGGACAGCAGCCTATTGTACTGACCTCCCCGACAATACGGATGTATCTGCGCCAGGTGATTGAACGGACTATGCAGGACATCCCGGTGTTGTCCTACAGTGAGCTGGAGCCAAATATTGAAATCCAAAGCGTTGGGGTGGTGAATCTATGA
- the fliR gene encoding flagellar biosynthetic protein FliR, with translation METWLQNFPVFLLIFCRISAFFVVVPVFSTRSIPATFKIGLSFFVALVIFSSGGTGIAVPQDLTYILLIAREALIGLLLGFIAYLMFMAIQTAGSFIDIQIGFGIANVIDPMTGTSAPVIGNFKYLIATLLFLSMNGHHYLLDAIVYSYKWVPIDNNLLLKMIDGSLSEFLVRSFAQSFMLAFQMSAPLVTALFLTDIGLAFLARTAPQYNVFVIGVPLKIIVGLALLLLLMPGLALLFQNLFDIMFESMHNLLGLMGKSP, from the coding sequence ATGGAGACATGGCTTCAAAATTTTCCCGTCTTTTTGTTGATTTTTTGTCGAATTTCCGCTTTTTTTGTTGTCGTTCCTGTTTTTTCTACGAGAAGCATTCCGGCGACGTTCAAGATAGGACTCTCCTTTTTTGTAGCATTGGTCATTTTCAGCTCAGGAGGGACGGGGATTGCCGTTCCCCAGGACTTGACTTACATTCTGCTGATTGCCCGTGAGGCATTAATAGGCTTGCTGCTTGGTTTTATCGCCTATCTGATGTTTATGGCCATTCAGACAGCCGGTTCCTTCATTGATATCCAAATCGGCTTCGGGATTGCCAACGTCATTGATCCAATGACTGGCACCTCAGCTCCTGTCATCGGGAACTTCAAATATCTGATTGCTACTTTGCTGTTCCTGAGCATGAACGGACACCATTATTTACTGGATGCTATCGTGTACAGCTATAAATGGGTTCCGATAGATAATAATCTTTTGCTCAAAATGATAGACGGAAGCCTGTCAGAATTTCTGGTCCGCTCGTTTGCACAGTCATTTATGCTGGCTTTTCAAATGTCAGCCCCCCTGGTTACTGCACTTTTTCTTACGGATATTGGTCTGGCCTTTCTGGCAAGAACGGCTCCGCAGTATAACGTGTTCGTCATCGGGGTTCCTCTCAAAATCATTGTAGGACTTGCGCTGCTTCTATTATTAATGCCGGGTCTGGCCTTGCTGTTCCAGAATCTGTTCGACATCATGTTTGAGTCCATGCACAATCTGCTGGGCCTTATGGGGAAGAGTCCTTAG
- the fliQ gene encoding flagellar biosynthesis protein FliQ, translated as MNTEFIIGLAGQAVYLVLETSAPMLILGLVVGLIVSIFQATTQIQEQTLAFIPKIVAVLLALLLFGPWIITKLVDFTGQILGSLNMYIG; from the coding sequence ATGAATACGGAATTTATTATCGGCCTAGCCGGTCAAGCCGTATATTTAGTGCTCGAAACCAGCGCTCCCATGTTGATTCTTGGTCTGGTGGTAGGACTAATTGTCAGCATATTCCAGGCTACAACCCAGATCCAGGAGCAAACCCTGGCGTTTATTCCAAAAATCGTAGCTGTGCTGCTTGCATTACTGTTGTTTGGACCATGGATCATTACCAAACTGGTAGACTTTACCGGGCAAATTCTGGGCAGCCTCAATATGTACATCGGTTAA